The sequence ATGAATCTGCAGGATCATAAAAAAACCTTCCTCGATGCCCAGCGCGTGCTCAATGCGGAGCGCAAGGTCTGTATTCATCTTGCGCCTACCTTTAGTAATATCGCCAATGATGGTAGGGTATTCATTAATCGACATAGCAAAAAGTCCCTTGCGAATGTTCCTCTTTTTGAGTTCACGTTCCAAGATGATACCCGGATGGATGCCTTTCAGCAGGTTAATATCTTGCATTGTCATGATATAAAGTTACAATAAAATTTAGCCATTATTATGGATACAATAGTTTGTAAACAAAATTGTTTATTTTTATGGTTGGCGTTATTGTTTAAATTAATAAGGATTCGAAACGCTGTAAGTTGTTAAAAATCAAAGTGATAAACGATTGCATGTTCTTTACACGTTATTTCGTCATAATCTTCATTTTGGAATTCAGGGGATAAAGGCGTTGTGGGTGGGGTGAGGGGGCCGGAGTTGCTACGCACTGCGTAGCAATTGTCTATGGTTTTGTGGTATGTGCAGAAGCGGGGGCAACATGAGTATTTCTTGTTCTTGTTCGCGATTCGCGAACAAAGAACTAAATTGGCTACATGAAGTCATTAAGTTCGATGCGCCCCCAGGATATTGTCATCCTGTTGAAACTGCTGACTGTCCAGGAGCCTGACTGGAAGTATCGCGACCTGTCGGCTTCGCTTTCTATTGCCACTTCCGAAGTGTCAGAATCCCTGGTACGTAGTCACCAGGCCAGACTAATAGATGAAAGCCGGCGGAATGTTCACCGTCAATCGCTGATGGAATTCCTGGAACATGGCATTCGCTATGTTTTCCCGCAAGTGCCAGGCAGTATGGTTACGGGCATACCTACAGCCCACAGCCACCCTTTCTATAAACAACATTTTGCCATTGAGTTTAATTACGTATGGTCGTATGAAGACGGAACTATGCGGGGACTGGCTATTCAGCCACTTCATAAAGGCGTGCCTAAAGCATGCCTGCAGGATGAACTTCTTTACGAACTGCTGGCAAGCGTGGACATTTTACGGGTAGGCAAGGTAAGGGAACGGCAACTGGCTTTGGAGCGGTTGCAAAAGGTTGTACTATAGTCGACCTTTAAATTAAATGGCTGTTTTTAAAAAAGATGTAAGCGGAACGGTTATCTCGCCTGGACTCGAAAAAAGATCTCACTTATCCTAATTCTCTGTCTTGTGCATTTTGATACTGTGGATGGGGTTACCAACTACGTTTGGTGGCTATTTTTCCGAATGCTGTCAATGGGACTAGGCATAAGGAGGTGCATGCATTTGCAGAAGTATATCCAAGTATATTCGGGCTTTTCGAACGTGCAAGTGTCGCTTGCACAATTGGCCAACTCCAAGATCTGTCTTCAATTTGAGTTCATCTTATTGATTTCCACTGTGGTTTGCCTGAATGCCTTTTAGATCAAAGCTCCTTTTTTATCTCTTGCCGTCCAATTGGTTTTATTCAATGCAGTACGTTTCGTGTATCCAATGCCTTAACATAAATCAATTAAAAAGTAATAAGACATTATTTAGTGTTGCTTGTACGTTAGAAGATTAAAGACCACCTTTAAACCCTATAACTATGAAGCCATTTAACACAAAAGTGAAGGTTGTGGTTCTTCTTGCTGCCATTATTATTGCCTATTTCGGCTGGCAGGCACACAGGCAGGATTCTGAACTCAAGGAACAAAAACGCCGTGAGCAGGACCAAATCACTAACATCCGAAATCACATTACAAGCTTTGTCCTGGCAGAAAGAAATAGTTATCAGTACAGCAATCTGGGCGGCATTTATGGCCTAAGTATTAAAGTGCAAAACAAAACCATTTACATCATTGACAAAGTGACGGTCAAGGTGTCCTATCTAAAACCGTCCGGCGAAGTGTGGAAAGATAAGTTCGTCGAATTCTACTATGTAGAGCCTTGGAAAATGGTGGAAAACAAGGTTGCAGATGAACCACGTGGTGTCAGAATCGAATACAAGATTGTAAGTATCACTTCAAGATCCTTGGGATTGTTATAGCCCATCCCATACAGTCACATATTCATCCCTCGCCACCATCCATGAATGCATCTTCCAACGCTCGGTGCTTCTTCCAGTTGATCTTTTGCTGCACCCGGTGACTACCGTATAAAAATGCAAGACCTATATACAAAAGGAGTTGAGACCCCATTAAATAACCTATACCATATACACCACTGGCCAGATTTGCTGTTATTTCTTCGAACTGGAGCAAAGTGGACAAACAGTCGACCAAGACAAATAGAATACCCAATATTAGGTATATGTTACGGCGGATCTTCAAAGTCAGATAATTTTGAAGAAAAGTACTAAATTAATGTTTTATTTGTACCTTTTTGCGTTGGGATTGTTGTTCTTTACTTCTATTTCAAAAATGTTTCAAAGGGAAAAGCAATTACGGCAGAAATATGACAAAGCGATTAAGGACTGAGACAAGCGATTAACTTTAGAATTAGGTAGACTATATTATTCCAGGCTACGAGGTGGACACCTATTTCTTTACAGCAATTATGAATGATTTATCTACAATAAGATAAACTTAATTCAACTTTTATGGAGACCAATAGGTTATAACGATTTTCACCGGCACAGTAGACGTGCTCGATTCAGTGATTGGCTATAAGCCTTTACGTTCTTGGCCGGCATGGATTATTGTGCCTGTAAAAACTGAAACCAGACACTGTAATGTGAAGGAAGAAGTTCTTGAGGTACGGGTACGCAAATTCACATAGCCAACCCTGCATACCCGCGCCAGTCTGGGAGAAACGCAATTGGATATTGAAGTGCCTACAGGTATTAATAATGATGATATCAGTAAGATTGAGAATGGTAAAACAAATATTCAATTTATTGCTATTGCCAACTAGCCAGGCTATAGGAATTGAAATGCATGATATCTTTTGCAATTATGTAGTTTAGAATAATAAACCATTTGCTCCAAGCAATGCAAATACATCGCCCCAAAAAAAGATTAATAATAAGAAAAAAACGAGAGGTGAAAATGATTAATTGGGAAATTTTTAGTGCCGAACCAATAAATAAGTCACTATATAGTCTTTGATGAAACTCGTAAATCAATTAGTTAATTGGTTACTAAATAATATTTAATGGAACTTACAAAACTAAGTGTTGATAAACTTTTTGAAAGCTTTTCCTACACAATCAACCTTAACTCTAAAGAAAAGATTACACTTCTACATGGACAAAATGGGTTGGGGAAAACAGTAATCCTACGAATGGTTCAGCATTTCTTTGATCAAAATTTCATAGAACTCAAATCGATTCAATTTGACCATTTCTGTTTGTTCTTTGGAAACAACATTGAAATTAAGATTACAAGACTTATTAAAAATAGTGAAATACAACTGAGGATTGAAAGGTACACTAATGGAAAAAGAACTGAAGATCCCTTTATTACCAAAGATACTCATTCTCAAAAAAGATACCGAAATATAAAGTATTCTCATTCTCAACCTTATATTTTTGAAATTGATGAGTTGTTTGATGAAAGAATAAACTATCGGGAGATAGAGTATATTGTACAGTCTGCTTTGCCCGAGTTAAGGTTGGTTGGTCCTGGAGTTTGGCTTGACTTAAAGACCCGTAGAGAATATACTTTGCCCCAGCTTATTGAAAAATTTAATAAGCATCTACCAAAAAGTCTGATTGATATTTTTGAATTTCCCAAATGGCTTAGTGAGATTACTCAAAGTCAAAAAATTAGATTTATCGAAACTCAACGACTATTGAATAGAATTAAATCCGAGGACAGCAAGTATAAGTCTGCCGTTATTGAGTTTAGCCAAGCAATAATTGACACAATTAAAACTACAAGAGCAGAAGCTTCGGACAGAGCATCGAAATTGGACAGAACATATCCGAAAAGATTACTGGAAAAATTGAGCAATAAGGATAATATAAATGAAAGTCAGATAGCGGATAGTTTATTGGTTTTGGAAGATAAAAGAAAATTACTAAATGGTGTTGGGCTTATTGATGCCGAGGAAGAATATATACAACCTTATATTGGTATACAACAAAACGAGATTATTAAAAGTGTATTGGAATTATATATTACTGATAGTAATGAAAAACTTTCTGTGTATGACTATTTAAGTAAGAGAATAAAGCTTTTCTTAGATATCATAAATAGAAGATTTCTCTATAAAACATTTTACATTGATAAGCAACTTGGATTTATATTTAAATCAAACATAACAAAAAAAGATATTCCTCTTTCGGGCCTTTCATCAGGAGAGCAGCACGAACTCGTGCTATTCTATATCCTACTTTTTAATACGCCGAAGGGCTCCCTTTTACTAATTGATGAGCCTGAAATATCGTTGCATATTTCTTGGCAAAAACATTTCATTGATGATTTAAAAGAAGTAATTAAAATTAATGAAATGGAAATTCTAATTGCTACCCATTCACCTGATATTATAGGGAATAACTGGGATTTAACGGTACAATTAGAAGGAATATAAACGAACAAGCATGATTGAATATCTAAGCCCTGATAGGATTGCCAATGCTATTGTAATGGATAGTTCCTTTAATGGAGCCTCATTGATTGTAGAAGGAAGAAGGGATTTTCTTTTTTTTCATAAATTTATCTCTCATAAAAGTTGTCAAATTCAAATTGCATTCGGCAAATTGTTTGTTATCGAAGTTGTTAAGATTCTAAGTCAAAGGAAATTTGAGAGAGGGTTGGGAATAATAGATCGAGATTTTGGATTCCTGCTAAAGCAAACTTTTGAAAATGACTATTTAATTGAATGCGACTATCATGATATAGAAATGTCTATATTAGATTCCCCTTGCTTCGATACAATTGTTGCCACACATTGTAGTCCCGAAAAAATGTCGTCTTTATTCTCAAAATCTTCATTGCATTTAAAAAACAAACTTCTTGAACTGATTACTCCTTTAGGTAACCTAAAATTAGCTAACCAACTACATGATTTAGGGTTGGTATTTAAACCTCAAAAACCTGAAGGGAATGCTTTGCCATACTCAGATTTCATAGATACCAAAACGTTTACATATTTAGGACATGATAAAATGGTTTCTTCCGTATTCAATTTTTCTGTTGCTAAATCGAGTAAAATAGTTTCTAAAGATGTTATAAAAACTAAACTGGTTGAAATTGAAAGTAAGTACTACGATTTAATGCATTTATGCAATGGTCATGATTTTACATTTGTTTTCCAACTAAGCCTAAAGAAAAAGATTGGTCAAGGTGACAGCTCTGAAATAAGCCCGAAGGCTGTAGAGCAAAATTTGATTCTTGGCTATGATTCTTCTTATTTTATTCAAACAACATTGTATAATAAGATCAAAAATTGGGAAACCAAGAATAAGTTAAAAGTTCTTGCATTTTAAAATTTCAAGCGAGCTGCAAATATGTTTACAAGTTATAATATTAATTCTACTGAGTTATCTAAAAAATTTCGACTGACAATTTGTATGTCAAATGATTTCCGTGACATGGCACTATCTATAATTCGTAGAAGGTAAGTGTTGTATATATCAAAATGCCTAATTACGATGATTATTCGGAAAGATTTAAACTTGGATGACAGAATATGTCAAAGGTTACGAATATTAGCCGCATTAAAAACCGCGTCATTAAGGTTAGGATTGGGGCTAAATCAATTACCAGGAAAATTTAAAGGGATAGATAAAAATGTCATTCACTTAATGGCGGGAATGCTTGTTGTTTCAGACTCGTTAGGACTGGATTTGCCTGGAGAATATGTGTTACCCGATCCTGAAGAAAAAAATCCTGTGAAATCTATCTTTGATCATTTTGGGGACAAAAACTATTTACATCAAGCTGTTTTTGATAAGTATGGTCAATCATACTCATTGGTCTTTATTGTTGTTGAAATTACTAATATCATTTATGATTTATCGTCAATTGACTTTAAGACTAAATCAAAAGGTCGCATTCTGGATAAAAAGCTTATGTTGTGGTTTTTAAATGAGTTGTCAGTTTTATTGCTGAATCAAATCATTCCAATAAAAAACTACTTTGGAGAAAACTTACAGTTAATTTTTTTGAAACTTATATCATTGATTAAGAACTTAAAGCAGAATGATCAATTACAAGAAGTGTCTGACATTTCAAGAGAGTTGTCAGATAGTTTACTTCCAGAATCTATAACAATCTATCGAAGGATTGAAATTTTAAAGCCACTATTGGAGAAATTGATGCTATGTCCTGTAGGAATAAAAGGGTGGAAAGCTTATGAAGAAATTTGCTTTGAAATTCTGAACTTTTTATTTGTTCCTCCTTTTTCCGAGATTAATATTCAACATAGAAATCTAAGTGGAACTCAAAGAAAGGATGCGTTGCTACTTAATAATATCTATGATTCTGGATTTTGGAATTCGATTCGATCTGAATTTGGATCGAAACAAATTGTTTTTGAGTTTAAAAATGTAAAAAAGATACGTTCCCAAGATATTGGACAAATATATCGTTACCTATCAAAAACTAACATTGGCCGGTTCGGAATAATACTTACCAGAAATGCTCCTACCAAAGCAATATTAGAACATTTACGCGAGGCTTATCATGAAGAACAAAAACTTATAATTGTTATTCATGACGCATTTTTGAAGCAGTTGATGTATGAGATTGTGTATTTTGGAAATTGTGAAGGCGCGCTATCACGGTTTAAAGGTTCTTGGGAAAGCATATTTTAACTCAAGTTGAACGATTGATTCAGGTTATATAAAAGGCATATACGGTATTGCTGATTAAGTTAGATGACCGGATCATATTGAATCAAATTATGCTGAAACGTATACCTAAAAATGGTTTCAGCTTGTATTGGTTTAATTTCATTGGTATAATTTACTACTTTGGTAACAATAAGCTCTTTGCTTGCAATACTCAAAATTTCCTGTGATTTGTTGTTTGGGTAATGGCTATTATTAATTGGATGAAATATGCTATGGGTACAAGTTTATGAGAAATCTGCTTTCTCCCGTTCAGGACCGAAAAAGACATTTTTTATCTTTATCGAAAATTTTCTGTCTTTGCCCTTTTCCTAATTCCCAGCTTTATCCTACTCAAAAAACGGCACGCCCGGTATCGCATACTTCTTCATCCCCGCTTCATTGATCTCTACGCCGATACCCGGTTTATCCGATACCGTGATAAAACTGTCCTTTACCCATTCACCTTCAAAAGTCACAATCTCCTTGAACATAGGCTGGGTATGAAAGTAAGACTGCCATTCCATGATCATGAAGTTGGGAACTGAGGCGCACACATGCGCGCAGGCCATGGCACCCAGGAACGAAGCCACCATGTGGGGCGCAAAAGGTACATAGTATAAATTGGCGAGGTTGGCAATGCGCTGCCCTTCGCCCAGGCCGCCACACTTTTGCAGGTCGGGCATGACGATGTCTACTGCGCCGATCTCCAGCATCCTTCGGAAACCATACGCCAGGTAATGGTTCTCGCCGGCACAGATGGGCGTGCTGGTGGATTCGGTGATCAGTTTATAGGCTTCTACATTCTCCGCCGGTACCGGCTCTTCCAGCCACATCAGGTTTAATGGCTCCACCCGTTTGGCAATGGCCTGTGCAGTTACTGCATCATAACGGCCGTGCATGTCGGCACAGATGTCGATGTTGGGACCTACTGCCTCCCGGGCGGCAGCCAGTTGATCGTACATGCGTTGCAGCTCGGCCGGACTGGCAGTCCAGTTGTACCAATCGTATTTGTTGGGATCGTTGGCCTGGTCCAGGTCGAACTTGATGGCATTGAAGCCCATCTTCCTGGCGTTTTTAGCGGCTTCGGCAAAGTCAGCAGGTTTGGGCAGGTTGCGCTGGTACAATGCGGTATCGCAATACACACGCACCTTGTCGCGGAATTTGCCGCCCAGCAACTGGTACACCGGCAGTTTCAGGGCTTTACCCGCGAGGTCCCACAAGGCCGATTCGATGGCCGACAATACTGCTACATACATGCCCGACTGCGCTCCCTGGAAGAAACCCGACTTGCGGATGTCTTCAAAGAGCCGGTGCACATTCAGCGGATTTTTTCCTTTGATGCGCTCGCCGAAATTCTTCACGAGATGATAAGTGCCGGGAATGGCATCCACGCCTTCACCACATCCCCAGATATCCTGGTTGCTGTATATTTTTACGAAGAGGCTGCCCCTGATGTAACCGCATTTCACGTCGGTGATCTTGAGGTCGGAGGGGGGAGAACTCTTGGGCGTGCGGTCTATTGCCTGTTCATATTCCTTGCCGAAGGAAGATAAGGAGGCCAATGGTGTCATGGCGGCTGCGATAGCGGCCTTGGTTATGAAT comes from Paraflavitalea devenefica and encodes:
- a CDS encoding AAA family ATPase; this translates as MELTKLSVDKLFESFSYTINLNSKEKITLLHGQNGLGKTVILRMVQHFFDQNFIELKSIQFDHFCLFFGNNIEIKITRLIKNSEIQLRIERYTNGKRTEDPFITKDTHSQKRYRNIKYSHSQPYIFEIDELFDERINYREIEYIVQSALPELRLVGPGVWLDLKTRREYTLPQLIEKFNKHLPKSLIDIFEFPKWLSEITQSQKIRFIETQRLLNRIKSEDSKYKSAVIEFSQAIIDTIKTTRAEASDRASKLDRTYPKRLLEKLSNKDNINESQIADSLLVLEDKRKLLNGVGLIDAEEEYIQPYIGIQQNEIIKSVLELYITDSNEKLSVYDYLSKRIKLFLDIINRRFLYKTFYIDKQLGFIFKSNITKKDIPLSGLSSGEQHELVLFYILLFNTPKGSLLLIDEPEISLHISWQKHFIDDLKEVIKINEMEILIATHSPDIIGNNWDLTVQLEGI
- a CDS encoding DUF4435 domain-containing protein; protein product: MIEYLSPDRIANAIVMDSSFNGASLIVEGRRDFLFFHKFISHKSCQIQIAFGKLFVIEVVKILSQRKFERGLGIIDRDFGFLLKQTFENDYLIECDYHDIEMSILDSPCFDTIVATHCSPEKMSSLFSKSSLHLKNKLLELITPLGNLKLANQLHDLGLVFKPQKPEGNALPYSDFIDTKTFTYLGHDKMVSSVFNFSVAKSSKIVSKDVIKTKLVEIESKYYDLMHLCNGHDFTFVFQLSLKKKIGQGDSSEISPKAVEQNLILGYDSSYFIQTTLYNKIKNWETKNKLKVLAF
- a CDS encoding mandelate racemase/muconate lactonizing enzyme family protein — its product is MTNSRRSFITKAAIAAAMTPLASLSSFGKEYEQAIDRTPKSSPPSDLKITDVKCGYIRGSLFVKIYSNQDIWGCGEGVDAIPGTYHLVKNFGERIKGKNPLNVHRLFEDIRKSGFFQGAQSGMYVAVLSAIESALWDLAGKALKLPVYQLLGGKFRDKVRVYCDTALYQRNLPKPADFAEAAKNARKMGFNAIKFDLDQANDPNKYDWYNWTASPAELQRMYDQLAAAREAVGPNIDICADMHGRYDAVTAQAIAKRVEPLNLMWLEEPVPAENVEAYKLITESTSTPICAGENHYLAYGFRRMLEIGAVDIVMPDLQKCGGLGEGQRIANLANLYYVPFAPHMVASFLGAMACAHVCASVPNFMIMEWQSYFHTQPMFKEIVTFEGEWVKDSFITVSDKPGIGVEINEAGMKKYAIPGVPFFE